The segment GTCGGTACGCAGACCTGGATGTTGTGCTCGGCGCACAGCTGCAGGTAACGCTCCAGACGCGCGGAGGAGTGCTCCGGGCCCTGCCCTTCATAACCGTGTGGCAGCAGCATGGTCAGACCGCACAGGCGGCCCCACTTGTGCTCGCCGCTGGTGATGAACTGGTCGATCACCACTTGCGCACCGTTGGCAAAGTCGCCGAACTGGGCTTCCCAGATCACCAGCGCGTTCGGCGTGGTGGTGGAGTAGCCGTATTCGAACGCCAGTACCGCCTCTTCCGACAGGAACGAGTCGTACAGGTCGAAACGTGGCTGGCCCGGGAACAGGTTCTTCAACGGTACGTAGGTGCTGGCATCCTTCTGGTTGTGCAGCACTGCGTGACGGTGCGAGAAGGTGCCACGGCCGATGTCCTGGCCGGTCATGCGGATCGGGTGACCTTCGAACTGCAGGGTGGCGTAAGCCATGGTCTCTGCATAACCCCAGTTGATCGGCAAGCCACCGGCCTGCATCTTCTGACGGTCTTCGTAGATCTTCGCCACCTGACGCTGCACGACGAAGCCTTCCGGCAGCTCCAGCAGCTTGGCCGACAGCTCTTGCAGGGTCTTGAGGTCGAAGCGGGTGTCGTGACGCGCGGTCCAGGCGTGGCCCAGGTACGGACGCCAGTCGACGAACAGCTCGCGGTTCGGCTCCTTGACCAGGCTCTTGACCACGTGCAGGCCGTTGTCCAGCGCGTTGCGGTACTCGTCGATCTTGGCCTGGGCGCGCTCGGCATCGATGCGGCCAGCCTGGATCAGCGCGTCAGCGTACAACTCGCGGGTGGTGCGCTGCTTGGTGATCTGCTGGTACATCAGCGGCTGGGTGCCGTTCGGCTCGTCGGCCTCGTTGTGGCCGCGACGACGGTAGCAGACCAGGTCGATGACCACGTCACGCTTGAACTGCATGCGGTAATCGATGGCCAGCTGGGTGACGAACAGTACGGCTTCAGGGTCATCGCCGTTCACGTGCAGGATCGGCGCCTGGATCATCTTGGCAACGTCGGTGGCGTACTCGGTGGAGCGCGCATCCAGCGGGTTGCTGATGGTGAAACCAACCTGGTTGTTGATCACGATGTGCACGGTACCGCCGGTCTTGAAACCGCGGGTCTGCGACATCTGGAAGGTTTCCATGACCACGCCCTGGCCGGCGAACGCTGCGTCACCGTGGATCGAGATCGGCAGGACCTTGTCGCCAACGGTGTCGTTGCGGCGGTCCTGACGGGCGCGAACCGAGCCTTCCACCACTGGCGAGACGATTTCCAGGTGGGAAGGGTTGAACGCCATGGCCAGGTGGACTTCGCCGCCCGGGGTCATCACGTTCGAGGAGAAGCCCTGGTGATACTTCACGTCACCGGAGCCCAGCTCGTTCATCTTCTTGCCTTCGAACTCGTCGAACAGCTCGCGCGGGTTCTTGCCGAAGGTGTTGACGAGCACGTTCAGGCGGCCACGGTGGGCCATGCCGATGACCACTTCCTTGGTGCCGTAGGAGCCGGAGCGCTGGATCATCTCGTCCAGCATCGGGATCAGGCTTTCGCCACCCTCCAGGCCGAAACGCTTGGTGCCCGGGTACTTGGTGCCCAGGTACTTCTCCAGGCCCTCACCGGCCGTGACGCGCTCGAGCAAGTGGGTCTGCACGTCGGCGGAGAAATCAGGGCGGCCACGGACGCTTTCGAGACGCTGCTGGAACCAGCTGCGCTGCTCGGAATCGACGATGTGGGTGAACTCGGCGCCAATGGTGCGACAATATGTCTTCTCGAGTGCCTCGAAGATTTCGCGTAGGCTCGCCTCCTCTTTGCCGATGAACAGGTCGCCGGCACGGAAGGTCGTATCAAGATCGGCATTGGTCAAGCCGTAGTGATTGATCGACAGGTCTACGGGCGCAGGGCGCTGCCACAACCCCAAGGGGTCGAGCTTGGCAGCCTGATGGCCGCGCATACGATAGGCCTGGATCAGTCGCAGCACTTCAACCTGCTTCTTCTCGTGTTCTGTGCTCACGCTCCCGGCGGAAACCGGTTGGGCGCGGCGCTGGTTCTTTGCCAGCAATACGAAATGGTCGCGGATCGTCGAGTGCGATACATCGGTAGCGGTGCTGCCGTCGGCGGGCAACTTCTGGAAGTAGGTGCGCCACTCTTCTGGCACAGCGTTAGGGTCGTGCAGGTAGAGCTCGTAGAGCTCTTCCACATATGCAGCGTTACCACCTGAAAGGTGGGCGCTTTCCCACATGCGCTGCATCACGCTTTCTTGCATGCTTGGTCACCCTCGGTTAGGGGACTGATCGGCGAGAGCCATAGAAAACATGGAAAAGTCCGAACACAGCGACTGAACCACGCCACCTGGATCCTGCTGATTTTCCGGGTACCAGCCCGGAAAGCCCCTGCTGGTCTCATATCTTCATAGGTAATGGGCGCGGGCTTTGTGGGCCCTTGCCCGAGTTTTACCTCAGTGCGGGCT is part of the Pseudomonas fakonensis genome and harbors:
- a CDS encoding 2-oxoglutarate dehydrogenase E1 component, with translation MQESVMQRMWESAHLSGGNAAYVEELYELYLHDPNAVPEEWRTYFQKLPADGSTATDVSHSTIRDHFVLLAKNQRRAQPVSAGSVSTEHEKKQVEVLRLIQAYRMRGHQAAKLDPLGLWQRPAPVDLSINHYGLTNADLDTTFRAGDLFIGKEEASLREIFEALEKTYCRTIGAEFTHIVDSEQRSWFQQRLESVRGRPDFSADVQTHLLERVTAGEGLEKYLGTKYPGTKRFGLEGGESLIPMLDEMIQRSGSYGTKEVVIGMAHRGRLNVLVNTFGKNPRELFDEFEGKKMNELGSGDVKYHQGFSSNVMTPGGEVHLAMAFNPSHLEIVSPVVEGSVRARQDRRNDTVGDKVLPISIHGDAAFAGQGVVMETFQMSQTRGFKTGGTVHIVINNQVGFTISNPLDARSTEYATDVAKMIQAPILHVNGDDPEAVLFVTQLAIDYRMQFKRDVVIDLVCYRRRGHNEADEPNGTQPLMYQQITKQRTTRELYADALIQAGRIDAERAQAKIDEYRNALDNGLHVVKSLVKEPNRELFVDWRPYLGHAWTARHDTRFDLKTLQELSAKLLELPEGFVVQRQVAKIYEDRQKMQAGGLPINWGYAETMAYATLQFEGHPIRMTGQDIGRGTFSHRHAVLHNQKDASTYVPLKNLFPGQPRFDLYDSFLSEEAVLAFEYGYSTTTPNALVIWEAQFGDFANGAQVVIDQFITSGEHKWGRLCGLTMLLPHGYEGQGPEHSSARLERYLQLCAEHNIQVCVPTTPAQIYHLLRRQVIRPLRKPLVVLTPKSLLRHKLAISTLEDLAEGSFQTVIPEIDAIDPAKVERLVLCSGKVYYDLLEKRRAEGREDIAILRLEQLYPFPEDDLVEILAQYTNLKAAVWCQEEPMNQGAWYSSQHHMRRILGRHNKALVLEYAGRDASAAPACGYASKHAEQQEKLLQDAFTV